The Euphorbia lathyris chromosome 2, ddEupLath1.1, whole genome shotgun sequence genome includes a window with the following:
- the LOC136217707 gene encoding transmembrane E3 ubiquitin-protein ligase FLY2-like codes for MLMSYFITAFAKRRRQLGFVLRIGFGLWFVFDVLRPVVGIRPLKEGTRSWGDEWLFRKDENELGPFSVWNITGTYRGNWKILDSTNTSSKFPDFRKSNVESVIELVSSPTKITGVHYVQWEGGRVEPGG; via the exons ATGTTAATGTCATACTTCATAACTGCCTTTGCTAAGAGAAGGCGACAATTAGGGTTTGTTTTACGAATTGGTTTTGGGTTATGGTTTGTGTTTGATGTTCTGCGGCCGGTTGTGGGTATCAGACCCTTGAAGGAAGGGACTCGGTCTTGGGGCGATGAG TGGCTATTTAGAAAAGATGAAAATGAGTTGGGACCATTTTCTGTATGGAACATAACAGGAACTTATCGAG GTAATTGGAAAATTCTAGATTCTACAAATACTTCCTCGAAGTTTCCAGATTTCAGGAAATCCAATGTAGAATCTGTCATTGAATTGGTCAGCTCACCAACCAAAATAACTGGTGTGCATTATGTCCAG TGGGAAGGAGGCAGAGTTGAGCCAGGAGGATGA